A single window of Ischnura elegans chromosome 8, ioIscEleg1.1, whole genome shotgun sequence DNA harbors:
- the LOC124163705 gene encoding uncharacterized protein LOC124163705: protein MAKAIYSFKVWMFGKQLNLSTKESDNVFQICCFVASVYIKSWYTCPVAFSAPARDLELLKTLASREEKHYQAALKKFCNHLWYLSETLVCLSLFDPNVSLPCKRAMVNSFLKEVHVCSPRAQLPPNCGIKDLELSDFVSSNSRRFFDITGIDQGFLSRDPEDWIFDERKTLPVMNVRDSICY, encoded by the exons ATGGCAAAGGCAATCTATTCATTCAAAGTATGGATGTTTGGAAAGCAATTGAACCTTTCAACCAAAGAGAGTGACAACGTGTTTCAAATATGTTGTTTTGTAGCTTCCGTGTACATTAAGTCCTGGTACACATGTCCAGTGGCATTTAGTGCGCCAGCCCGTGATCTTGAACTTCTGAAAACGTTGGCTAGTAGAGAAGAGAAACACTACcaagcagcattaaaaaaattttgcaacCATTTATGGTATTTATCAGAAACATTAGTTTGCTTATCTTTGTTTGATCCCAATGTTTCATTGCCTTGTAAGAGGGCGATGGTCAACTCTTTTTTAAAGGAAGTGCATGTTTGCAGCCCTCGAGCGCAACTTCCTCCCAATTGTGGCATTAAGGATTTGGAATTGAGCGATTTCGTTTCCTCTAATTCTCGACGTTTCTTCGACATTACGGGCATTGATCAAGGCTTTTTGTCAAGAGACCCCGAAGATTGGATTTTCGATGAAAG AAAAACCTTACCTGTAATGAACGTGAGAGACAGCATTTGCTATTAG